One stretch of Aminivibrio pyruvatiphilus DNA includes these proteins:
- a CDS encoding lytic transglycosylase domain-containing protein: MPRLLKAPVVLSTLTIAFFLLAFPAGGAASGMDELFTARDWRGVDTLLAQKSGVLSPRELSLAANSLWFRGKWAESLELLERTASHWPQSVKPYGTLMTILGLERTGRKDEARQAAAKFLPAAPADIAYYVAYALYRLTAEEDTAGRRKHLQRMYSLAENTSQQSSALTLLLGLPGDRTAYALNLLSIHPRNSAALKILEALPKPWKAEVNFAVGYAAYLRGQHGKAVPLLKAVPLESRNGRKARYYRAFSLYSQQKYGEALELWSYLARNGSTYAESSIRRISILAGRAQKERALRVLREVAASREGAIKARALYSLSTHASGKEKRELEEKVIALIPDSAFTTRILYNRGWDRWNSGDIKGAVQEWEKSISSGMDGNWRPRVLYWVAHGYERLKAPEKKAAFLEKIRKNHPLSIYAFLSGGDKLSIVPDVPRPLAQDSPSDLEQWGFITYARWHLLARGDAKSLFRAARLAEWSGDHLAAYSAVGRIAGEITRGPSFFRKGMEYLYPRPFLDEVRKAAERFKVEENLVWAIMRQESAFNPNATSWVGAAGLMQLMPATARSEAKALEMKNYNLYNAGQNIILGTAHIARLLKSFSNVEQAVAAYNGGSGSARRWLAGRKDVPLDEWIESVRFEETNDYVRKVMANLHIYRALYGIPRTEGAAPGAPGDVPDDDLETSADGPDPEDRDDEAPLLLDDGGK; the protein is encoded by the coding sequence GTGCCCAGATTGCTGAAAGCACCAGTTGTCCTCAGCACTTTAACCATTGCTTTCTTCCTCCTTGCTTTTCCGGCCGGAGGAGCCGCCTCCGGCATGGACGAGCTTTTTACCGCAAGAGACTGGCGCGGTGTGGACACCCTGCTGGCGCAAAAAAGCGGCGTTCTCTCCCCGAGAGAACTTTCTCTTGCGGCAAACTCTCTCTGGTTTCGCGGAAAATGGGCCGAGTCGCTGGAGCTTCTTGAACGGACGGCCTCTCACTGGCCCCAGTCGGTGAAGCCCTACGGTACCCTCATGACCATCCTCGGACTGGAGAGGACCGGCCGAAAGGACGAGGCAAGGCAGGCTGCCGCAAAGTTTCTGCCCGCGGCTCCGGCGGACATAGCCTATTACGTCGCCTATGCCCTGTACAGGCTCACAGCTGAAGAGGACACCGCAGGAAGAAGAAAGCATCTTCAGCGTATGTACAGCCTCGCCGAAAACACCTCCCAGCAGTCGTCCGCCCTGACGCTTCTCCTGGGGCTGCCGGGCGACAGGACTGCCTATGCCCTGAACCTTCTCAGCATCCACCCCAGAAACAGCGCGGCCCTGAAGATCCTCGAGGCCCTGCCTAAACCATGGAAAGCCGAAGTGAATTTCGCCGTCGGGTATGCCGCCTACCTCAGGGGACAGCACGGGAAAGCGGTACCCCTCCTTAAGGCGGTCCCGCTCGAGTCCCGCAACGGAAGAAAGGCCAGATACTACCGGGCCTTTTCCCTCTACAGCCAGCAGAAATACGGTGAGGCCCTCGAGCTGTGGAGTTACCTCGCCAGGAACGGCTCCACCTATGCCGAGTCCTCCATACGGAGAATATCCATCCTTGCAGGGAGAGCCCAGAAGGAGCGGGCCCTCCGGGTGCTCCGGGAAGTTGCCGCCTCCCGGGAGGGCGCGATAAAAGCGAGGGCCCTGTATTCCCTCTCGACCCACGCTTCAGGAAAAGAAAAGCGGGAACTCGAGGAAAAGGTCATCGCCCTTATTCCGGATTCGGCCTTCACCACCCGTATCCTCTACAACCGGGGATGGGACCGGTGGAACAGCGGCGACATCAAGGGAGCCGTGCAGGAATGGGAAAAGAGTATTTCCTCAGGTATGGACGGGAACTGGCGCCCCAGGGTTCTCTACTGGGTCGCCCATGGATACGAACGGCTGAAGGCGCCTGAAAAGAAGGCCGCCTTCCTTGAAAAAATACGGAAGAATCATCCTTTGTCCATCTACGCTTTTCTCAGCGGCGGGGACAAGCTGTCCATTGTCCCTGACGTTCCCCGTCCCCTGGCCCAGGACAGCCCTTCGGACCTCGAGCAGTGGGGGTTCATCACCTATGCGCGGTGGCACCTGCTCGCAAGGGGCGACGCCAAATCCCTCTTCCGCGCAGCCCGGCTGGCGGAGTGGAGCGGAGATCACCTGGCGGCCTATTCAGCCGTTGGCCGCATCGCCGGGGAGATAACCCGGGGGCCTTCTTTCTTCAGGAAGGGCATGGAATATCTCTACCCCCGGCCCTTTCTGGACGAGGTGAGAAAGGCGGCGGAACGGTTCAAGGTGGAGGAAAATCTCGTCTGGGCCATCATGCGGCAGGAAAGCGCCTTCAATCCCAACGCCACAAGCTGGGTGGGCGCCGCCGGGCTCATGCAGCTCATGCCCGCCACGGCACGGAGCGAGGCGAAAGCCCTGGAGATGAAGAACTACAACCTCTACAACGCCGGCCAGAACATTATTCTCGGAACAGCCCATATCGCCCGCCTTTTGAAATCCTTCAGCAACGTGGAGCAGGCTGTGGCCGCCTACAACGGAGGAAGCGGCTCGGCCAGACGCTGGCTTGCCGGAAGGAAGGACGTTCCCCTGGATGAATGGATAGAATCGGTCCGGTTTGAGGAAACCAATGACTATGTCAGGAAAGTGATGGCCAATCTTCACATTTACAGGGCGCTGTACGGCATTCCCAGAACAGAAGGTGCGGCTCCGGGAGCGCCCGGCGACGTGCCTGACGACGACCTTGAAACTTCCGCCGACGGTCCCGACCCTGAGGACAGGGACGACGAAGCTCCTCTTCTTCTGGACGACGGAGGAAAATAA
- a CDS encoding diguanylate cyclase has product MKILVAEDDATSLFMLQSLLEKWGYDAVALSDGVEALSVLNGEDPPLLAILDWMLPGLNGPEICRRLRMGGGARKGRPYQYIIMLTVKGEKENVVAGLDAGADDYVTKPFDSQELQMRIKVGERILLLQEQLRKAALYDSLTGLPNRRAVIDGLEGEIARSERSGESFAVALLDLDHFKEVNDSYGHATGDSVLAEAARRIRSAVRSYDLVGRYGGEEFLLVFPGLKGDDALRICERVCSVIEKKPFFPAPQQGSATPFTVTASLGICEWSPSSSGPDEMLMGADQALYRAKRKGRNAVCL; this is encoded by the coding sequence ATGAAAATACTTGTTGCCGAAGATGACGCAACATCTTTATTCATGCTGCAGTCCCTGCTCGAAAAATGGGGGTACGATGCTGTAGCCCTTTCCGACGGTGTGGAGGCTCTCTCGGTATTGAACGGCGAAGATCCCCCCCTCCTTGCGATCCTGGACTGGATGCTTCCCGGCCTGAACGGGCCGGAGATCTGCCGGAGGCTCCGCATGGGCGGAGGGGCACGTAAGGGAAGGCCGTACCAGTACATCATCATGCTGACCGTCAAGGGAGAGAAGGAAAACGTCGTTGCCGGCCTTGACGCAGGGGCGGATGATTATGTGACAAAGCCCTTCGATTCCCAGGAGCTGCAGATGCGGATAAAGGTTGGAGAAAGAATTCTCCTCCTCCAGGAACAGCTCCGGAAGGCGGCCCTGTACGATTCGCTCACGGGACTCCCCAACAGGAGGGCCGTCATTGACGGTCTCGAGGGGGAAATCGCCCGTTCCGAGAGGTCCGGGGAATCTTTTGCCGTCGCCCTTCTTGACCTCGATCATTTCAAGGAGGTCAACGACAGCTATGGTCATGCGACGGGCGATTCAGTCCTTGCCGAGGCGGCCCGGCGGATCCGGTCGGCGGTGAGAAGCTATGACCTTGTGGGCCGGTACGGCGGTGAAGAGTTCCTTCTCGTTTTTCCGGGCCTGAAGGGCGATGATGCCCTCAGGATCTGCGAGAGGGTCTGTTCGGTGATAGAAAAAAAACCTTTTTTCCCCGCGCCGCAGCAAGGAAGCGCAACTCCTTTTACCGTAACCGCCAGTCTCGGTATATGTGAATGGAGCCCTTCCTCCAGCGGACCCGATGAGATGCTTATGGGGGCGGACCAGGCGCTGTACAGGGCAAAGAGAAAGGGACGCAACGCCGTTTGCCTCTGA
- a CDS encoding CDC48 family AAA ATPase, translating into MLKVKEAMPKDVGRCIARMAPEDIRELGLSEGQIIEIEGKKVTAARLLSCDSEMSEGGGRGFLQIDGIIRDNAQAGIDDKVTVRKADHHFAGSITLRPLTSTALLEKERDAVYIRSLLEGMAVRKDDRVRTNLFGTRICDFRVMDTTPDGTVIISKSTYVNVEKQPEMEKKARISYEDIGGLGSQIQRIREMIELPLRFPLVFDRLGVQPPKGVLLYGPPGTGKTVIARAVAAETDVYFTHISGPEVIGKFYGESEERLRNVFEDAQAHAPSIIFIDEIDAIAPKREDMGGEKQVERRVVAQLLALMDGLESRGQIVVIGATNIPNTLDPALRRPGRFDREISIPIPDRKGRHEILTIHTRGMPLAADVDLRKVAEMTHGYVGADLEALAKEAAMASLRELLPEIDMEMEDIPYDRLLAMDVRMDHFLEAFKEVEPSAIREVFVEVPDVTWRDIGGLEEIKEELRDAVQWPLQHGDIFEKFDITPPKGIMLHGASGTGKTLLAKALARESGVNFISVKGPSLMSKYVGESERAIRDVFRTAKQASPSILYFDEIESLVPVRGKESGSGASFTERVISQFLAEMSGIEELKGVVILATTNRLDLVDPSLLSGGRFDLILELPRPDAQAREKIFEIHLRKKPLSSEVRIATLARLTDGRTGGDIAFVCRKAAMLAVRDHLKTGGDGELLMEWHHFESALKELKELPAICRQNEGSK; encoded by the coding sequence ATGCTCAAAGTCAAGGAAGCCATGCCGAAAGACGTAGGCCGGTGCATCGCCCGGATGGCGCCGGAGGATATTCGCGAGCTGGGGCTGTCTGAAGGGCAGATCATCGAAATAGAAGGGAAGAAAGTCACTGCGGCACGGCTTCTTTCGTGCGATTCCGAGATGTCCGAGGGAGGGGGGCGGGGATTCCTCCAGATCGACGGCATCATCAGGGACAACGCCCAGGCAGGAATCGACGACAAGGTCACCGTCAGGAAGGCCGATCACCATTTCGCGGGAAGCATCACCCTCCGGCCGCTCACGTCCACCGCCCTTCTGGAAAAAGAGCGGGACGCTGTGTATATCCGGTCCCTGCTCGAGGGAATGGCCGTCAGGAAGGACGACCGGGTGCGGACAAACCTCTTCGGCACGAGAATCTGCGACTTCAGGGTCATGGACACGACTCCCGACGGAACGGTCATCATCAGCAAGTCCACCTACGTGAACGTGGAAAAGCAGCCGGAAATGGAGAAGAAGGCCAGGATTTCCTACGAGGACATCGGCGGCCTCGGTTCCCAGATCCAGCGCATCAGGGAGATGATCGAGCTCCCCCTCCGGTTTCCTCTGGTCTTTGACCGCCTCGGCGTTCAGCCTCCCAAAGGCGTCCTTCTCTACGGCCCTCCGGGAACGGGAAAGACTGTGATCGCCAGGGCTGTGGCTGCCGAGACCGATGTTTACTTCACCCACATTTCGGGACCGGAGGTCATCGGGAAATTCTACGGCGAGAGCGAAGAGAGACTGCGGAACGTCTTCGAGGATGCCCAGGCCCATGCTCCCTCCATCATATTCATCGACGAGATCGACGCCATCGCCCCCAAGCGGGAGGATATGGGCGGAGAGAAGCAGGTGGAACGGCGGGTTGTGGCACAGCTCCTGGCCCTGATGGACGGGCTGGAGTCAAGAGGACAGATCGTGGTCATCGGGGCGACGAATATTCCCAACACGCTCGACCCTGCGCTCCGCAGGCCCGGACGGTTCGACCGGGAAATTTCCATTCCCATTCCCGACAGGAAGGGAAGGCACGAAATCCTGACCATCCACACCAGGGGAATGCCCCTGGCGGCGGACGTGGACCTCAGGAAAGTGGCTGAAATGACCCACGGCTACGTGGGAGCCGACCTGGAAGCCCTGGCAAAGGAGGCCGCCATGGCAAGCCTCAGGGAACTGCTTCCGGAGATCGACATGGAGATGGAGGACATTCCCTACGACCGCCTTCTTGCCATGGACGTCCGCATGGACCATTTTCTCGAGGCCTTCAAGGAAGTGGAACCCTCGGCCATACGGGAAGTCTTCGTGGAGGTTCCCGATGTCACATGGAGGGATATCGGAGGGCTGGAGGAGATCAAGGAAGAGCTTCGTGACGCGGTCCAGTGGCCTCTCCAGCACGGCGATATTTTCGAGAAGTTCGACATCACGCCGCCCAAGGGAATCATGCTCCACGGGGCCTCCGGAACGGGAAAAACCCTTCTGGCGAAAGCCCTGGCCCGGGAGAGCGGAGTAAATTTCATTTCCGTGAAGGGCCCCTCCCTCATGTCAAAATACGTGGGAGAAAGCGAACGGGCCATCCGGGACGTTTTCAGGACCGCAAAACAGGCTTCGCCCTCCATCCTGTATTTTGACGAGATCGAGTCCCTGGTGCCGGTGCGGGGAAAGGAAAGCGGCAGCGGGGCGAGCTTCACAGAGCGGGTGATCAGCCAGTTTCTCGCGGAAATGAGCGGCATCGAGGAGCTCAAGGGGGTAGTGATCCTGGCGACGACAAACCGCCTTGACCTTGTGGACCCCTCTCTTCTTTCAGGCGGACGGTTCGATCTGATTCTCGAACTTCCCCGCCCTGATGCCCAGGCCAGGGAGAAAATCTTTGAAATACACCTGCGGAAAAAACCACTGTCTTCCGAGGTCCGCATCGCTACCCTGGCCCGGCTTACCGACGGCAGAACGGGAGGCGACATCGCCTTCGTCTGCAGGAAAGCGGCCATGCTCGCCGTGAGAGACCACCTGAAAACGGGAGGAGACGGGGAGCTCCTCATGGAGTGGCACCATTTCGAATCCGCCCTGAAGGAACTCAAAGAGCTGCCGGCAATCTGCAGGCAGAACGAAGGCAGCAAGTAG